One stretch of Halobacillus litoralis DNA includes these proteins:
- a CDS encoding lipid II flippase Amj family protein codes for MEFLTEKVLYIALFILVIHTIETLAYAVRLSGARVGLIASALSLFNLMVIVSRMANMMQQPFTGSLIDTAPSVDPLSFVESQYRAILGASTVGTIIGMILLPTFVALFSRSIIRLSEKGGSIPSLFRMLFTIEYIKRGLHLIHLPKKRYLKGFSLEHIPKRLFFINMLVTSIYTVGVLSALYAALLVPERASTAIMASGLINGIATILLVVFVDPKISVMSDDVINKKGDYSKLKNVSLMMITSRLFGTLLAQLVFIPGAKYIAWFTKFIV; via the coding sequence ATGGAATTCTTAACAGAAAAAGTCCTTTATATTGCTTTATTCATTTTGGTGATCCATACCATTGAAACACTGGCCTATGCCGTACGGTTGTCGGGGGCTAGAGTAGGTTTGATCGCTTCCGCTTTATCGCTGTTCAATTTGATGGTCATCGTCTCAAGGATGGCGAATATGATGCAGCAGCCATTTACGGGTAGTTTAATTGACACAGCTCCGTCGGTAGATCCTCTTTCATTTGTTGAGAGTCAATACAGGGCCATCCTGGGAGCTTCCACGGTAGGTACAATTATAGGAATGATACTACTTCCGACCTTTGTCGCCTTGTTCTCCCGTTCAATCATTCGGTTATCAGAAAAAGGCGGGTCGATCCCATCCTTGTTTCGAATGCTGTTTACCATTGAATACATAAAGAGAGGGCTCCACCTGATCCATCTTCCTAAGAAAAGGTACCTGAAAGGATTTTCTTTAGAACATATCCCGAAACGGTTGTTTTTTATCAATATGCTCGTGACATCGATTTATACAGTGGGGGTTTTATCAGCCCTATATGCAGCTCTATTGGTACCAGAGAGGGCATCCACAGCCATCATGGCGTCTGGGTTGATCAATGGGATAGCTACCATTCTATTGGTCGTATTCGTAGATCCTAAGATCTCAGTCATGTCAGATGATGTCATCAATAAAAAAGGCGATTATAGTAAACTCAAAAATGTATCGCTTATGATGATCACCTCAAGACTTTTCGGCACGCTGTTGGCTCAACTCGTTTTCATACCAGGTGCGAAGTACATTGCCTGGTTCACAAAGTTCATCGTGTAA
- a CDS encoding PadR family transcriptional regulator, whose translation MSQLLNSLLTEQRRGNLTLAVLSQLRTPQYGYSLVKRLEDSGITIEQSTLYPLLRRLEKKDLVTSSWDTSESRPRKYYVLSDYGEGVFQILKEEWKKATNELFRLLEEENNEMD comes from the coding sequence TTGAGTCAACTACTGAACTCATTGCTGACCGAACAGCGGAGGGGGAATCTGACGTTAGCGGTTTTAAGTCAGCTCCGTACCCCGCAATATGGGTACTCTCTCGTTAAACGATTAGAAGATTCAGGCATCACCATCGAACAAAGTACGCTGTACCCTTTGCTTCGCAGGTTGGAAAAAAAGGACCTGGTCACGAGCAGTTGGGATACATCAGAGTCTCGCCCCCGGAAATATTATGTGTTGAGTGATTACGGGGAAGGTGTTTTTCAGATATTGAAGGAAGAATGGAAAAAAGCCACAAATGAATTGTTCCGTTTATTGGAGGAGGAGAACAATGAGATGGATTGA
- a CDS encoding GNAT family N-acetyltransferase, with product MDLLSTDRTVMKEIQSMDYEEVKELYLNPLVRKYLGGPREEDGLDALLDGMQTSGVNSLYLVVREKGSNHFIGFVSLDPHHDGDSIEISYQFLPHWWGKGYGSEIVREVVDYAFSELKLQKITAETQMANVYSCRLLERTGMELDKTLIRFGETQCLYSLSRSERR from the coding sequence ATGGATTTGTTATCTACTGACCGGACAGTGATGAAAGAGATTCAAAGCATGGATTATGAAGAGGTCAAAGAACTTTACTTGAATCCATTGGTTAGGAAGTACCTTGGAGGTCCGCGGGAAGAAGATGGTTTGGATGCGCTCTTGGATGGGATGCAGACATCAGGTGTAAACTCTCTCTATTTAGTGGTTCGTGAAAAAGGATCCAATCATTTTATTGGGTTCGTATCTCTTGACCCTCATCATGACGGGGATAGTATAGAGATTTCCTATCAATTCCTGCCTCATTGGTGGGGGAAAGGATATGGTTCTGAAATTGTGAGAGAAGTCGTAGACTATGCTTTTAGTGAGCTGAAACTCCAAAAAATTACCGCTGAAACGCAGATGGCCAATGTGTATTCTTGCAGGCTTTTAGAAAGAACAGGGATGGAATTGGATAAGACCCTCATTCGCTTTGGTGAAACACAATGTTTATACTCTTTAAGTCGAAGTGAACGGCGTTGA
- a CDS encoding DUF4386 domain-containing protein: MKKLHRSEEFHRQPAIIAGLSLILMTLAAFFSYGYAHSTLVIHENADKTYDLLQSSLSLFHLEIAGWVVIILTDLIVSWAFYKVLKPFHSFYAILAGLLRLFYTIILAAAVFRLWMVSQVIQSDSGSASQVMVDILSFEKTWSLGLIVFGFHLIMVGMAASKAGFIPKLLNGLLILAGVSYLLIHSMYHALPEYETLTATMENILSLPMMIGELGFGMWLLVKGMKVKFSTRPSYSGAS; encoded by the coding sequence ATGAAAAAACTGCATAGAAGTGAAGAATTCCATAGACAACCAGCCATTATTGCTGGACTGAGTTTAATTTTGATGACCCTTGCCGCTTTTTTCTCCTATGGTTACGCCCATAGCACATTGGTAATACATGAAAATGCTGATAAAACGTATGACCTTTTACAATCCTCTCTTTCCTTGTTTCACCTAGAAATTGCCGGGTGGGTAGTCATCATCTTAACAGATCTCATCGTATCGTGGGCTTTTTACAAAGTTTTAAAACCTTTCCATTCTTTTTATGCCATATTGGCAGGACTTCTCCGCCTCTTCTATACCATCATTCTTGCAGCAGCTGTCTTCCGGTTATGGATGGTCAGTCAGGTCATTCAAAGCGACTCAGGCTCAGCGTCCCAAGTGATGGTCGACATTCTTAGCTTTGAAAAAACATGGTCCCTCGGGTTGATCGTATTCGGATTCCATTTAATCATGGTAGGTATGGCAGCCTCAAAAGCTGGTTTCATTCCAAAGCTTCTGAATGGTTTATTGATCTTGGCTGGTGTAAGCTACCTACTGATCCACTCCATGTACCATGCACTTCCTGAATATGAAACTTTAACAGCCACGATGGAGAACATTCTTAGTCTTCCGATGATGATTGGCGAATTAGGATTCGGAATGTGGCTGTTAGTCAAAGGAATGAAAGTCAAATTCAGCACGCGACCGTCATATTCGGGGGCTTCCTAA
- a CDS encoding ribose-phosphate diphosphokinase: MDTQSQMKLFTLNSNEPLAQEISEILEVPLGKSKVVRFSDGEVQINIEESVRGDDIYLIQSTSQPVNEHVMEMLIMVDALKRASAKTINVVIPYYGYARQDRKARAREPITAKLIANLLEKAGADRVISLDLHAPQIQGFFNIPVDQLQGIPILGEYFRTKDIKDLVVVAPNTSGLNRVRKMANILDAPLAFIDKRKAEPGEPEVRDVVGEVEGKNVIIVDDMMDTADTVTVAADILYENGVSDIYACGTHAVLSDPAVIKIEQSPIKELVITNSIFQPEEKQIDKMTVLSVAPLLSDALLRVQHEHSVSVLFD, from the coding sequence ATGGATACACAATCTCAGATGAAGCTTTTTACATTAAACTCCAATGAACCATTGGCTCAAGAAATATCAGAAATTCTCGAAGTTCCTTTAGGGAAAAGTAAAGTTGTCCGTTTCAGCGACGGAGAAGTTCAAATTAATATTGAAGAAAGTGTCCGCGGTGACGATATCTACCTGATTCAGTCCACATCCCAACCCGTCAATGAGCATGTGATGGAGATGTTGATCATGGTCGATGCGTTGAAGCGAGCTTCTGCCAAAACGATTAATGTCGTCATTCCTTATTATGGCTATGCACGACAGGACCGCAAAGCCCGTGCCCGTGAACCGATCACGGCGAAATTGATTGCCAACCTTCTGGAAAAAGCAGGAGCTGACAGAGTCATCTCCTTGGACTTGCATGCCCCACAGATTCAGGGTTTCTTCAATATTCCTGTTGATCAGCTGCAGGGAATTCCGATTCTAGGGGAGTACTTCAGAACGAAAGACATCAAAGACCTCGTGGTCGTCGCTCCTAATACAAGCGGCTTGAACCGTGTAAGGAAAATGGCGAACATCCTTGATGCTCCACTCGCGTTCATCGATAAACGAAAAGCGGAGCCCGGAGAACCTGAAGTCCGTGACGTCGTCGGAGAAGTCGAAGGGAAGAACGTCATCATCGTTGATGATATGATGGATACAGCCGATACCGTTACTGTGGCTGCCGATATTCTCTATGAGAATGGCGTCAGTGATATTTATGCCTGCGGTACGCACGCGGTGTTATCCGATCCGGCTGTTATAAAAATCGAACAGTCGCCGATTAAGGAATTAGTGATTACGAACTCCATCTTCCAGCCTGAAGAAAAACAGATTGATAAGATGACCGTTCTTTCTGTCGCGCCATTGTTGTCCGATGCGCTGCTGCGCGTCCAGCACGAGCATTCCGTGAGTGTCTTGTTCGATTAA
- a CDS encoding GyrI-like domain-containing protein, whose protein sequence is MDPKIIALEEKKLIGKSKRMSLDEDSTQELWKSFMPHRHSIPHRTDEMLYNLKVFEQGWGAENFNSSTPFVKWAAVEVNRIDTEKMSEMETHLLSSGLYAVFLHRGPASEFNQTLQYIFKEWLPFSSYVLDDREHFERFTEDYRPTDPEAVEEVWIPVKYQGAEL, encoded by the coding sequence ATGGATCCGAAAATCATAGCACTAGAGGAAAAAAAGTTGATAGGAAAGTCGAAGCGGATGTCTTTAGATGAAGATTCCACCCAGGAACTTTGGAAAAGTTTTATGCCGCACCGTCATTCCATTCCCCATCGAACCGATGAAATGCTTTACAATCTAAAGGTTTTTGAGCAAGGGTGGGGTGCTGAGAATTTTAATTCTTCTACACCTTTTGTCAAATGGGCGGCGGTCGAGGTTAATCGAATAGACACTGAAAAAATGTCTGAAATGGAAACCCACCTTTTGAGTAGTGGTCTCTATGCGGTTTTCCTGCATCGCGGCCCCGCAAGTGAATTTAACCAAACGCTGCAATACATTTTCAAGGAGTGGCTGCCATTTTCATCCTACGTCCTGGATGATCGGGAGCACTTTGAACGATTTACTGAAGATTATCGTCCAACGGATCCTGAAGCTGTGGAAGAGGTATGGATACCTGTTAAATATCAGGGGGCAGAGCTCTAA
- a CDS encoding alkyl/aryl-sulfatase, whose amino-acid sequence MEQNDKEQMEAELTPLRKDATKKTQKINELIKKNLPWERLKIEQEWATRNVLKSVSLPVIKPDDSLLPVWNLKRYEFLLKDKLPPSVNPKLWYQGKLNLNAGLFQVTENIYQVRGYDLANLSIIRGKTGWIVIDCLTSRETAEAAFELIDSYFGKFPVSAIIFSHSHVDHYGGVDGVLNSGTTDDVKIYAPSGFLSAALEENVTAGVAMSRRGFYMYGEVLPRGEKGQVDSGIGKYVSTGVVTLVNSAEEISPLKDEPYVEKVIDGVRVQFQITPDTEAPAEMNTYIPEEKSLCIAENCTASLHNIYTLRGAEVRDPVAWAKYIQQAIELFGDNMTSVFEVHNWPRHGKEYCIDYMEKQRDMYQYINDQTLRLINQGYTIDQVGRMVTFPESLRDEWFNSSFYGTVNHNSKAVYQKYMGWYNGNPVDLNKLFPEESSKKYVDFMGGEDEVIKKAKESFREGDYQWVAEVTKHVIFANPSNKKAKYLCADALEQLGYIAESGPWRNEYLMGAQELRYGIIPIQQSTITTEVLDIMSLEQVLNMLSIRINGLIAGNYDFKLNFIIPDRKEKALTEIKRGIFRYLSNELDEDQVKVIMSKETLYELATTNNRPSPSSIKVIGDIQKWHQFLWALDQIDIDFPIMTPLDRKRISDF is encoded by the coding sequence ATGGAACAAAACGATAAGGAGCAGATGGAGGCAGAATTGACCCCTTTACGCAAAGATGCCACGAAGAAGACCCAAAAAATCAACGAATTGATAAAAAAGAACCTGCCCTGGGAAAGACTGAAGATTGAACAGGAGTGGGCCACACGAAATGTGCTGAAAAGCGTTTCTCTCCCCGTGATCAAACCAGACGATTCGCTCCTTCCTGTTTGGAATTTAAAACGCTATGAATTCCTACTGAAAGACAAACTCCCTCCATCCGTAAACCCGAAACTATGGTACCAGGGAAAACTGAATTTAAATGCTGGCCTATTTCAAGTGACAGAAAACATTTACCAGGTCAGAGGATATGACCTTGCTAATTTGAGTATCATTCGTGGAAAGACAGGATGGATTGTTATCGACTGTCTTACCAGCAGAGAAACAGCAGAAGCCGCTTTTGAATTGATCGACAGCTATTTTGGCAAATTCCCGGTTAGTGCGATCATCTTTTCTCATTCACACGTCGATCATTATGGCGGTGTGGATGGCGTCCTCAATAGCGGAACGACAGATGATGTGAAGATCTACGCACCAAGCGGATTTTTGAGTGCCGCTTTGGAAGAGAATGTGACCGCAGGTGTTGCCATGTCGAGGCGAGGATTTTACATGTATGGTGAGGTGCTTCCCCGTGGCGAAAAAGGTCAAGTAGACAGTGGGATCGGAAAGTATGTGTCCACTGGCGTTGTGACTTTAGTTAATTCAGCTGAAGAAATTTCACCTCTCAAGGATGAACCCTATGTCGAGAAAGTCATCGATGGTGTAAGAGTGCAATTCCAAATCACCCCGGATACAGAAGCACCGGCTGAAATGAACACCTATATCCCTGAAGAAAAGAGCCTTTGTATTGCGGAGAACTGTACAGCTTCGCTTCATAACATTTATACATTACGCGGAGCTGAAGTCCGGGATCCCGTCGCCTGGGCTAAATACATCCAACAGGCAATTGAGCTGTTCGGAGACAATATGACATCTGTTTTTGAAGTGCATAATTGGCCAAGGCACGGAAAAGAATACTGCATCGATTATATGGAAAAACAGCGGGACATGTACCAGTATATTAATGATCAGACACTAAGGTTGATCAATCAGGGATACACCATCGATCAAGTAGGAAGAATGGTAACTTTTCCTGAAAGTTTAAGAGACGAGTGGTTTAACAGCTCTTTTTACGGAACGGTCAACCATAACTCAAAAGCCGTGTACCAGAAGTATATGGGGTGGTATAACGGAAACCCAGTTGATTTGAACAAACTCTTCCCGGAAGAGTCCTCAAAGAAATATGTGGATTTTATGGGTGGAGAGGATGAAGTTATCAAAAAAGCTAAAGAAAGCTTTAGAGAAGGCGATTACCAATGGGTTGCTGAAGTCACTAAGCACGTCATCTTTGCAAACCCATCCAATAAGAAAGCCAAATACCTTTGTGCGGACGCTTTGGAGCAGCTTGGCTACATCGCTGAATCTGGTCCATGGCGTAACGAGTATTTGATGGGGGCACAAGAACTGCGTTATGGAATTATTCCGATACAGCAGTCCACCATCACAACAGAAGTTCTGGATATCATGTCACTGGAACAAGTGTTGAACATGTTAAGTATACGGATAAACGGGTTGATCGCTGGTAACTATGATTTCAAATTAAACTTCATTATTCCTGATCGAAAGGAGAAAGCTTTAACTGAGATTAAACGAGGCATCTTTCGTTACTTATCTAATGAATTAGACGAGGATCAAGTGAAGGTCATTATGAGTAAAGAAACTTTATATGAGTTAGCCACCACCAACAACCGTCCTTCTCCTTCTTCCATCAAAGTCATTGGAGACATCCAGAAATGGCATCAGTTTTTATGGGCTCTAGATCAAATTGACATAGACTTCCCTATCATGACACCTTTGGATAGAAAAAGAATCAGTGATTTTTAG
- a CDS encoding copper amine oxidase: protein MNWKKSLIALPMSAALMLPTATVTFADDHGDHNEKMSDVTVSTPAADLRATLDQSLSEHAYLAVVTMQKGIEGADDFDAAAAALEENTQDLTAAIASVYGDEAGQQFESMWSEHIGYFVDYVKATAEEDEAGREEALNNLDNYREDFSMFLETATDERLEASALAEGLQMHVNQLIGAFDNYEEGDFDEAYQKLRMSIDHMYGVGKGLSTAITDQFPDKFENTNPATPAADLRADLNHLLSEHAALAVLAMQKGGDGAEDFENAAAALSNNTEDLTAAITSVYGDEAGQQFEDMWSEHIGYFVDYVEATGAGDEEAKEQALTALDGYRADFSKFLDTATEGGLEAEATAEGLQMHVNQLTGSFDSYVDGDFDGAYDQLREAYAHMYGVGEGLSGAIVAQNPDMFASDMPSEMPDTGLGGTADNGLNAWMIAFASMAAVLFAAVIGVRKSKNNA, encoded by the coding sequence ATCAACTGGAAAAAGTCTTTGATCGCTTTGCCTATGTCCGCAGCGCTTATGTTGCCGACAGCCACGGTTACATTTGCAGATGATCATGGTGATCACAATGAAAAAATGTCAGATGTAACGGTATCGACTCCCGCAGCTGATCTAAGAGCAACACTTGATCAGTCGCTTTCCGAGCACGCCTATCTTGCCGTTGTAACGATGCAGAAAGGAATTGAGGGTGCTGATGATTTTGATGCAGCAGCGGCTGCCCTTGAAGAAAATACACAAGATTTGACCGCAGCGATTGCTTCTGTGTATGGAGATGAAGCGGGGCAGCAGTTCGAATCGATGTGGTCTGAACATATCGGATATTTTGTTGATTACGTCAAAGCGACAGCTGAAGAAGATGAAGCAGGACGTGAAGAAGCGTTGAACAACTTGGACAACTATCGTGAAGATTTCTCCATGTTCTTGGAAACAGCTACGGATGAACGATTGGAAGCCTCCGCACTAGCTGAGGGTCTTCAAATGCACGTGAATCAACTCATCGGTGCTTTTGACAATTATGAAGAAGGCGACTTCGATGAAGCTTATCAAAAACTCCGCATGAGTATCGACCATATGTATGGGGTCGGAAAAGGTCTATCAACAGCGATTACCGACCAATTCCCGGATAAATTCGAAAACACGAATCCAGCGACACCGGCTGCAGACCTTCGTGCAGACTTGAACCATTTGCTATCTGAACATGCAGCACTTGCCGTCCTTGCGATGCAAAAAGGTGGAGATGGTGCGGAAGACTTTGAAAATGCCGCAGCTGCGCTCAGCAACAATACAGAAGATCTGACAGCGGCCATTACTTCTGTTTATGGTGACGAAGCTGGACAACAGTTTGAAGACATGTGGTCTGAGCATATCGGTTACTTCGTGGACTACGTAGAAGCGACAGGGGCAGGAGATGAAGAAGCGAAAGAACAAGCGCTGACTGCTTTGGACGGTTACCGAGCAGACTTCTCCAAATTTCTTGATACGGCGACAGAAGGTGGATTAGAAGCAGAAGCTACAGCTGAAGGTCTGCAAATGCACGTGAACCAATTGACGGGGTCTTTTGATAGTTATGTAGATGGTGACTTCGATGGTGCCTATGACCAGCTTCGTGAAGCTTATGCTCACATGTATGGAGTAGGTGAAGGACTGTCTGGGGCCATCGTCGCCCAAAACCCTGACATGTTTGCCTCCGACATGCCTTCTGAAATGCCAGATACAGGTCTTGGTGGAACAGCAGATAACGGATTGAACGCTTGGATGATCGCCTTCGCAAGCATGGCAGCCGTCCTATTCGCCGCAGTCATCGGCGTACGCAAAAGCAAAAATAATGCATAA
- a CDS encoding AAA family ATPase, whose translation MGDIKKIHIIGSVASGKTTLAKKLSRELDLPYFELDNVVWERQQTGDIRRTEEERAEYLKQIVGMEGWIMEGVHNEWWVEESFRHADVIIFLDTNYSVRTYRIIKRFILQKLRLEKAHYTPTFRIFLKMFKWNKYFEENGKPHFFEAFKEVQDKVMKVSTIKELNQRIYSLRTTMPAEKE comes from the coding sequence GTGGGAGACATAAAGAAAATACATATCATCGGTTCTGTTGCGAGTGGGAAGACGACTCTCGCAAAAAAATTATCCAGGGAATTGGACCTTCCCTATTTTGAGTTGGATAATGTCGTTTGGGAAAGGCAACAGACTGGCGATATTCGAAGAACAGAAGAGGAGAGGGCCGAATACTTGAAGCAGATTGTCGGAATGGAAGGATGGATCATGGAAGGTGTCCACAATGAGTGGTGGGTGGAAGAAAGTTTCCGTCACGCGGATGTCATCATCTTCCTTGATACCAACTACTCCGTCCGAACGTACCGAATCATCAAACGGTTTATTTTACAAAAGTTACGGTTGGAAAAGGCTCATTATACTCCCACCTTCCGGATTTTTCTAAAAATGTTCAAATGGAATAAGTACTTTGAAGAAAACGGGAAGCCACATTTCTTTGAAGCATTTAAGGAAGTTCAAGATAAGGTAATGAAGGTGAGCACGATCAAAGAGTTGAACCAGAGAATATATTCCCTGCGAACGACAATGCCAGCAGAGAAAGAGTGA
- a CDS encoding Crp/Fnr family transcriptional regulator produces MKQILINYMKRYSDLSEAELNNMASDVTITPFQKGTVLLQQGETPEQCYFILKGCIRKYTVSESGKETTVNFYTEEQSVTIFNQHGDDQVSKYSLGCVEDCVLVVGDLLIGQDAYDKSPGLETMILKMVESDMGGMHDDFAAFISSTPEERYQSLIEKRPELLKRVPQHQLASYLGMTPESLSRIKKRLGSPRI; encoded by the coding sequence ATGAAACAGATCCTCATCAACTATATGAAAAGATATTCTGATCTTAGTGAAGCAGAATTGAATAACATGGCTTCTGATGTCACCATCACTCCTTTTCAAAAAGGGACTGTTTTGTTACAGCAAGGAGAAACCCCTGAGCAATGTTACTTTATCCTAAAAGGATGTATCCGGAAATACACCGTGAGCGAATCAGGAAAAGAAACGACCGTCAATTTTTATACAGAGGAACAGAGTGTGACCATTTTCAACCAGCATGGCGACGATCAAGTTTCTAAGTATTCATTAGGATGCGTGGAAGATTGTGTCTTGGTCGTTGGGGACTTATTAATAGGACAAGATGCGTATGACAAATCCCCTGGTCTGGAAACCATGATCCTTAAGATGGTAGAAAGCGACATGGGTGGAATGCATGATGATTTTGCTGCATTCATATCTTCCACTCCTGAAGAGCGATACCAATCCCTAATTGAAAAAAGGCCTGAATTATTGAAACGGGTACCTCAGCACCAGCTGGCCAGCTACTTAGGTATGACCCCTGAATCCTTGAGTCGAATCAAAAAGCGATTAGGAAGCCCCCGAATATGA
- a CDS encoding DUF429 domain-containing protein, giving the protein MQYLGIDLSGPSNSKDTVLVHFKKQRDKLYYEHHETSINDHALITYIESLANTDSVTIGIDAPLSYEDGGGDRESDRDLRSFVTGLGMKGASIMPPTMMRMVYLSLRGIRITREIERLCTQYEIHLVEVHPGAALGARMETVDDVLHYKKELSIRKRIREWFETQQLIRIPKAMAEESHTIDACAAALAAWHWQDPDYEPAWLYKAALPLHPYDFCC; this is encoded by the coding sequence ATGCAATACTTAGGGATTGATTTATCGGGGCCCAGTAACAGTAAGGACACGGTACTTGTTCATTTTAAGAAGCAGAGAGACAAACTCTATTATGAACACCATGAAACGTCTATAAATGACCATGCTTTAATTACATATATTGAATCTCTAGCAAATACAGATTCTGTCACCATCGGCATAGACGCTCCATTATCCTATGAAGACGGTGGAGGAGACAGGGAAAGTGATCGAGACTTAAGGTCATTTGTAACTGGTCTGGGTATGAAAGGGGCCTCTATCATGCCGCCGACGATGATGCGCATGGTATACTTATCGTTGAGAGGGATCCGCATCACGAGGGAAATCGAACGCCTTTGCACGCAATATGAGATTCATCTCGTGGAAGTTCATCCTGGTGCTGCCCTTGGAGCAAGAATGGAAACAGTTGACGATGTCCTTCACTACAAGAAAGAGCTCTCCATTCGTAAGAGGATTAGGGAATGGTTTGAAACACAGCAATTAATCCGTATCCCGAAAGCAATGGCCGAGGAATCCCATACCATCGATGCTTGTGCTGCTGCTCTTGCTGCCTGGCACTGGCAGGATCCTGACTACGAACCCGCATGGCTTTATAAAGCTGCCTTACCTCTTCACCCTTATGATTTTTGTTGTTGA
- a CDS encoding putative hydro-lyase: protein METYNERRAIRKEENTGTTSGLCEGYIQTNMVTLPQEYAFDFLLFCMRNPKPCPLVEVMEAGQTTPKVADADIRTDLPRYRVYREGKFSEEVLNISDVWQDDFVTFLIGCSFTFEKALLDGGIPLFHQEQKKVVPMFDTTIPLETAGIFKGNMVVSMRAVPNHLVDQALAISDRFEQSHGSPVHIGSPEEIGIKDIQNPDYGEAVNFDSAEATPVFWACGVTPQNAALQAKPSIMITHAPGHMLITDQLDPNYENG, encoded by the coding sequence ATGGAAACCTATAATGAAAGAAGAGCCATTCGAAAGGAAGAAAACACCGGTACAACTTCCGGTTTATGCGAAGGATATATTCAGACCAATATGGTGACACTGCCGCAAGAATATGCCTTCGATTTCTTGTTATTCTGCATGCGGAATCCGAAGCCTTGTCCTTTGGTCGAAGTGATGGAAGCGGGGCAGACCACACCCAAAGTGGCGGACGCAGATATAAGAACTGACTTGCCACGTTATCGGGTTTATCGAGAAGGGAAGTTTTCGGAAGAAGTCCTGAATATATCAGACGTGTGGCAGGATGATTTTGTGACATTCCTGATCGGGTGCAGCTTCACTTTTGAAAAAGCGCTCCTTGATGGTGGGATTCCGTTGTTCCACCAGGAGCAGAAAAAAGTCGTGCCGATGTTCGATACAACGATCCCGTTAGAGACAGCTGGTATTTTTAAAGGGAACATGGTCGTCAGTATGCGGGCGGTCCCTAACCATTTAGTTGATCAGGCACTTGCCATTTCCGATCGGTTTGAACAGTCTCACGGCAGTCCTGTCCATATCGGATCTCCAGAAGAAATCGGCATCAAGGATATACAGAATCCGGATTACGGGGAAGCGGTCAATTTTGATTCTGCAGAAGCGACGCCTGTGTTTTGGGCATGTGGTGTAACCCCACAAAATGCTGCCCTCCAAGCGAAGCCTTCCATTATGATTACCCATGCCCCCGGCCATATGTTGATTACCGATCAGTTGGATCCGAATTATGAAAATGGGTAA